The following are from one region of the Pseudomonas putida genome:
- a CDS encoding TauD/TfdA family dioxygenase — protein MSAASNALSIIDSAQPQHFEIRPFSGAVGAEIVGLDLARPVNAEDFARIHRAHLDHHVLVFRDQRISPDQQIAFSRRFGPLQIHVLKQFLLAGHPEILIVSNIIENGQNIGLGDAGKFWHSDLSYKQLPSLGSMLHAQELPGEGGDTLFADMHKAWDAVPEALRKVVEGRSAAHSYTARYAETKFEGNWRPTLTAEQLAQVQEVIHPVVRTHPENGRKALFVSEGFTTRIVGLPDDESRDVLQQLYALSVLQQNIYRHQWQPHDLVFWDNRSLIHLATGCPAHLRRKLYRTTIQGDAPF, from the coding sequence ATGTCAGCCGCCTCGAACGCCTTGTCGATCATCGACAGCGCCCAGCCGCAACACTTTGAAATCCGCCCGTTCTCCGGTGCCGTAGGCGCCGAGATTGTCGGCCTGGACCTGGCCAGGCCGGTCAACGCCGAGGATTTCGCCCGTATCCATCGCGCCCACCTCGACCACCACGTGCTGGTGTTCCGCGACCAGCGCATCAGCCCTGACCAGCAGATCGCTTTCAGCCGCCGGTTTGGTCCATTGCAGATCCATGTGCTCAAGCAGTTCCTGCTCGCCGGCCATCCCGAAATCCTGATCGTTTCCAACATCATCGAAAACGGCCAGAACATCGGCTTGGGCGATGCCGGCAAGTTCTGGCACTCGGACCTGTCGTACAAGCAACTGCCCAGCCTCGGCTCCATGCTGCATGCCCAGGAATTGCCCGGCGAGGGCGGCGATACCCTGTTCGCCGACATGCACAAAGCCTGGGATGCCGTACCCGAGGCCCTGCGCAAGGTAGTCGAGGGCCGCAGTGCTGCGCACTCCTACACCGCCCGTTACGCCGAGACCAAGTTCGAAGGCAACTGGCGCCCGACCCTGACCGCCGAACAACTGGCACAGGTCCAGGAAGTCATCCACCCGGTGGTTCGTACCCACCCGGAAAACGGCCGCAAGGCGCTGTTCGTCAGCGAGGGCTTCACCACCCGCATCGTCGGCCTGCCGGACGATGAAAGCCGCGACGTGCTGCAACAGCTGTACGCCTTGAGCGTGCTGCAACAGAACATCTACCGCCACCAGTGGCAGCCCCACGACCTGGTGTTCTGGGACAACCGCTCGCTGATCCACCTGGCCACCGGTTGCCCCGCACACCTGCGACGCAAGCTCTACCGCACCACCATCCAGGGCGATGCCCCGTTCTGA
- a CDS encoding ABC transporter ATP-binding protein — protein MTAPLPGHTASNLSRVATPPLLKVANLSLEYRTAQRVVRATHQVSFEVDRADRFVLLGPSGCGKSTLLKAVAGFISPQEGQILLQGQPVSGPGPDRIVVFQEFDQLPPWKTVKQNVMFPLLVSGQLKRAEAEERALHYLEKVGLAAFADAYPHTLSGGMKARVAIARALATQPKILLMDEPFAALDALTRRKMQEELLLLWEEVRFTLLFVTHSIEEALVVGNRILLLSPHPGRVRAEVHSHQYDLGSLGGSDFQASARRIHRLLFDEADAPEQPDDLGFNDIRIAY, from the coding sequence ATGACCGCCCCATTGCCAGGCCACACGGCCAGCAACCTGAGCCGTGTCGCAACGCCACCTTTGCTCAAGGTGGCTAACCTCAGCCTCGAATATCGCACCGCGCAGCGCGTGGTGCGGGCCACTCACCAGGTCAGCTTCGAAGTCGACCGTGCCGACCGCTTCGTGCTGCTCGGCCCCTCCGGCTGCGGCAAGTCCACCTTGCTCAAGGCCGTGGCCGGGTTCATCTCGCCCCAGGAAGGGCAGATTCTGCTGCAGGGCCAGCCGGTCAGCGGCCCAGGCCCCGACCGCATCGTGGTGTTCCAGGAGTTCGACCAGCTGCCGCCGTGGAAGACGGTGAAGCAGAACGTCATGTTCCCTCTTTTGGTGTCGGGCCAGCTGAAGCGCGCCGAGGCCGAAGAGCGAGCATTACACTACCTGGAAAAAGTCGGCCTGGCGGCCTTCGCCGATGCTTACCCGCACACCCTGTCGGGCGGTATGAAGGCGCGCGTGGCGATCGCTCGTGCCCTGGCAACGCAGCCGAAGATCCTGCTGATGGACGAACCGTTCGCCGCCCTGGACGCGCTGACCCGGCGCAAGATGCAGGAAGAGCTGCTGCTGCTGTGGGAAGAGGTGCGCTTTACCCTGCTGTTCGTTACTCACTCCATCGAAGAAGCGCTGGTGGTCGGCAACCGCATCCTGCTGCTGTCGCCACACCCGGGGCGGGTGCGTGCCGAAGTGCACAGCCACCAGTACGACCTGGGCAGCCTGGGTGGCAGCGACTTCCAGGCCAGTGCCCGGCGCATCCATCGTTTGCTGTTCGATGAGGCAGATGCGCCTGAACAGCCCGACGATCTTGGTTTCAACGATATCCGCATCGCCTACTGA
- a CDS encoding RHS repeat-associated core domain-containing protein gives MEISTYAVSGGSVKLFYRQKELAKEVGTSNARSLVSDGRTTVAQVNGGQKSGLVLLAADSMHSVIEAQAGHYRAKFNYPPYGFTAPQPFVAAGFNGQPRDWLTGCYLLGAGYRAFSPVLMRFNSPDSWSPFGKGGWNSYAYVSCDPVNFCDPTGHVKYPQRTLLRPAKRPDSLAVPLQQINAPVAPAPPKSRSSSSGSTSSTSTTPSTPSVGSSPRSDRYSSQSSLFSSTSSGNGRGWTLDKSNAQFKLSGLSEAEQRSFDIFQNAIYHLGASPKSAAMLMGGADYKQLDKKTNLYQIRLRKSERVTFTIEDKRAIIRQVGGHT, from the coding sequence ATGGAAATATCTACTTATGCTGTATCCGGTGGCTCGGTAAAACTCTTTTACAGGCAAAAGGAGTTGGCCAAAGAAGTGGGAACATCGAATGCACGCTCCCTTGTGAGTGACGGGCGGACCACTGTCGCGCAGGTCAATGGCGGGCAAAAATCCGGCTTGGTCTTGCTGGCGGCGGACTCAATGCACAGTGTCATTGAGGCGCAGGCAGGGCACTATCGTGCTAAGTTCAACTATCCACCCTACGGATTCACTGCTCCCCAGCCCTTCGTCGCGGCAGGTTTCAATGGCCAGCCTCGTGACTGGCTGACGGGCTGCTATCTGCTGGGGGCCGGCTACCGGGCTTTCAGCCCTGTGCTGATGCGCTTCAACAGCCCGGACAGTTGGAGCCCGTTCGGCAAGGGCGGGTGGAATAGCTATGCCTATGTTTCGTGTGATCCAGTTAACTTCTGCGATCCTACAGGGCATGTGAAGTACCCGCAGAGAACGCTGCTGCGGCCTGCAAAGCGGCCTGATTCGTTAGCTGTGCCTTTGCAGCAGATAAACGCTCCCGTTGCACCCGCACCACCGAAATCTCGATCAAGTTCAAGTGGGTCGACCTCTTCGACGTCAACGACACCCTCGACCCCTTCAGTGGGAAGTTCGCCCAGAAGTGATCGGTACAGTTCGCAAAGTTCTTTGTTCTCCAGCACATCCTCAGGGAATGGCCGAGGGTGGACGTTGGATAAATCGAATGCACAGTTCAAGTTGTCCGGGCTTTCAGAGGCTGAGCAAAGATCTTTCGACATTTTTCAGAATGCCATCTATCACTTGGGAGCATCACCAAAGAGCGCAGCAATGCTGATGGGTGGGGCCGATTACAAACAGCTCGACAAGAAAACCAACCTCTACCAGATTCGCCTGAGGAAAAGTGAGCGTGTGACGTTCACCATCGAAGACAAGCGAGCGATCATTCGCCAGGTAGGTGGGCATACATGA
- a CDS encoding winged helix DNA-binding protein: MSLDLLRLQVSSGMVVAARHWRRLCHTALTGYGISEACAAPLLMIVRLGDGVHQVAVAQAAGLESPSLVRLLDQLCKAGLVCRSEDPLDRRAKALSLTAEGRALAESIETELVRVRREVLHGIDQADLQAALRVLRAFEAAGLGNTGGAA, from the coding sequence ATGTCCCTTGATCTCCTGCGCCTGCAAGTCAGCAGTGGCATGGTGGTTGCCGCTCGCCACTGGCGGCGCCTCTGCCATACCGCTCTGACCGGTTACGGTATTTCCGAGGCCTGCGCCGCGCCGTTGCTGATGATCGTGCGCCTTGGCGACGGCGTGCATCAGGTGGCCGTAGCCCAGGCCGCCGGCCTGGAAAGCCCGTCGCTGGTGCGCCTGCTCGACCAATTGTGCAAAGCTGGCCTGGTATGCCGCAGCGAGGATCCGCTGGATCGCCGCGCCAAGGCCCTGAGCTTGACCGCTGAAGGCCGCGCCCTGGCCGAATCCATCGAAACCGAACTGGTACGCGTGCGCCGCGAGGTACTGCATGGCATCGACCAGGCCGACCTGCAAGCCGCGTTGCGCGTGCTGCGTGCCTTCGAAGCCGCCGGTCTGGGCAACACAGGCGGGGCTGCATGA
- a CDS encoding FUSC family protein gives MNGFFSSVPPARDWFYGVRTFAASMIALYIALLMQLPRPYWAMATVYIVSSPFLGPTSSKALYRAVGTLLGAGGAIFLVPPLVQSPLLLSIAIALWTGTLLFLSLNLRTANNYVLMLAGYTLPMIALAVVDNPLAVFDVASSRAQEICLGIVCAAVVGAIFWPRRLAPVVVGATDSWFTEAIRYSDTYLARDVSADKVGGMRGAMVATFNSLELMIGQLGHEGAGPHTLKNARELRGRMIHLLPVIDALDDALVALEGRAPAQFALLQPLLDAAREWLKGTADSASVARWTALHEQIERLQPGAAALDQRADLLLSNALYRLTEWADLWQDCCSLQHALRSDDSKPWRAVYRHWRLGRLTAFFDRGLMLYSVASTVLAIIVACGLWIGLGWNDGASAVILAAVSCSFFAAMDDPAPQIYRFFFWTLMSVIFSSLYLFLVLPNLHDFPMLVLAFAVPFICVGTLTVQPRFYLGTLLTIVNTSTFISIQGAYDADFFTFLNSNLAGPVGLLFAFIWTLVMRPFGVELAAKRMTRFAWRDIVEMTEPATLAEHRQVGVQMLDRLMQHLPRLSQTGQDSGVALRDLRVGLNLLDLLAYMPRAGQQARERLNTVIEEVGAHYAACLRTGERLHAPAALLRNMERARLALNLDELYERGDARTHLLHALSGLRLALLPGVEVMLEPAEQPQLPPGLDGAPL, from the coding sequence ATGAACGGTTTCTTCAGCTCGGTGCCCCCGGCCCGCGACTGGTTCTATGGCGTGCGAACCTTTGCCGCGTCCATGATTGCCCTGTACATCGCCCTGCTCATGCAGTTGCCGCGCCCCTATTGGGCCATGGCTACGGTGTACATCGTCTCCAGCCCGTTCCTCGGTCCCACCAGTTCCAAGGCCCTGTACCGTGCCGTGGGCACGCTGCTCGGTGCCGGCGGGGCGATCTTCCTGGTACCACCGCTGGTGCAGTCGCCATTGCTGCTGAGCATCGCCATCGCCCTGTGGACCGGCACTTTGCTGTTCCTCTCGCTGAACCTGCGCACCGCCAACAACTACGTGCTGATGCTCGCCGGCTACACATTGCCGATGATCGCCCTGGCGGTGGTCGACAACCCGCTGGCAGTGTTCGACGTGGCGTCTTCCCGCGCCCAGGAAATCTGCCTGGGAATTGTCTGCGCGGCGGTGGTCGGGGCGATTTTCTGGCCACGCCGGCTGGCGCCGGTTGTGGTCGGTGCCACCGACAGCTGGTTCACCGAGGCGATCCGCTACAGCGACACCTACCTGGCCCGCGATGTCAGCGCCGACAAGGTTGGCGGCATGCGCGGGGCGATGGTTGCCACCTTCAACTCGCTGGAGCTGATGATCGGCCAGCTCGGCCATGAAGGCGCCGGTCCGCACACCCTGAAGAACGCCCGTGAGTTGCGCGGGCGGATGATCCACCTGCTGCCGGTGATCGACGCCCTTGATGACGCCCTGGTGGCCCTCGAAGGCCGCGCCCCGGCTCAGTTCGCTCTGTTGCAACCGCTGCTCGATGCCGCCCGCGAATGGCTCAAGGGCACCGCCGACAGCGCCTCGGTCGCCCGCTGGACCGCCCTGCACGAACAGATCGAGCGCCTGCAACCTGGCGCCGCGGCCCTCGACCAGCGCGCCGATCTGCTGCTGTCCAACGCCCTGTATCGCCTGACCGAATGGGCCGACCTGTGGCAGGACTGCTGCAGCCTGCAACATGCCCTGCGCAGCGACGATTCCAAACCCTGGCGCGCGGTGTATCGCCACTGGCGCCTGGGCCGCCTGACGGCGTTCTTCGACCGTGGCCTGATGCTGTACTCGGTGGCCTCCACCGTGCTGGCGATCATCGTCGCCTGCGGCCTGTGGATCGGCCTGGGCTGGAACGATGGCGCCAGCGCAGTGATCCTGGCCGCCGTGTCGTGCAGCTTCTTCGCTGCCATGGACGACCCGGCGCCGCAGATCTACAGGTTCTTCTTCTGGACGCTGATGTCAGTCATCTTCTCCAGCCTGTACCTGTTCCTGGTGCTGCCCAACCTGCACGACTTCCCGATGCTGGTGCTGGCCTTCGCCGTACCGTTCATCTGCGTCGGTACCCTGACCGTGCAGCCGCGCTTCTACCTGGGCACCTTGCTGACCATCGTCAACACCTCGACCTTCATCAGCATCCAGGGCGCCTACGACGCCGACTTTTTCACCTTCCTCAACTCCAACCTGGCCGGCCCCGTGGGGCTGCTGTTCGCCTTCATCTGGACCTTGGTGATGCGCCCGTTCGGCGTGGAACTGGCGGCCAAGCGCATGACCCGCTTCGCCTGGCGCGACATTGTCGAGATGACCGAACCGGCCACCCTGGCCGAGCACCGTCAGGTGGGCGTGCAGATGCTCGACCGCCTGATGCAGCACCTGCCGCGCCTGTCGCAAACCGGCCAGGACAGCGGCGTGGCATTGCGCGACCTGCGCGTTGGGCTGAACCTGCTCGACCTGCTGGCCTACATGCCGCGTGCCGGCCAGCAGGCTCGCGAGCGCCTGAACACGGTGATCGAGGAAGTCGGCGCGCACTATGCCGCCTGCCTGCGCACCGGCGAGCGTCTGCACGCCCCGGCCGCGCTGCTGCGCAACATGGAGCGCGCGCGCCTGGCGCTGAACCTTGATGAGCTGTACGAGCGCGGTGATGCCCGCACCCACCTGCTGCACGCCCTGAGCGGCCTGCGCCTGGCGCTGCTGCCGGGGGTGGAGGTGATGCTCGAGCCAGCCGAACAACCGCAACTGCCCCCCGGCCTCGACGGAGCACCCTTGTGA
- a CDS encoding transposase: MDRPHSDQLRLGRFSETSRLYLLTSTTLNRAPIFNDFHSARLLVAELRQAEEEGAARSMAWVVMPDHFHWLVELGPASLKRLMRRVKSRSTMMINRHRGRSGQLWQKGFHDRALRREEDVQDVARYIVMNPKRAGLVTRAGDYPHWDAIWL, translated from the coding sequence ATGGATCGTCCCCATTCAGACCAGTTACGGCTTGGCCGGTTTTCGGAAACCAGCCGATTGTATTTGCTTACCAGCACCACCCTTAACAGGGCCCCGATCTTTAATGACTTTCACTCGGCCCGTTTGCTGGTGGCAGAGCTCCGCCAGGCTGAGGAGGAAGGTGCCGCCCGATCGATGGCCTGGGTGGTGATGCCAGATCATTTTCACTGGCTGGTCGAGCTTGGGCCCGCCAGCCTGAAGCGCCTGATGCGCCGGGTGAAGTCCCGCAGCACCATGATGATCAACAGGCATCGAGGGCGAAGCGGTCAGCTCTGGCAGAAGGGGTTTCATGACCGGGCCTTGCGCCGGGAGGAGGATGTACAAGATGTGGCGCGGTACATCGTCATGAACCCGAAGCGGGCGGGGCTGGTTACGAGGGCTGGGGATTATCCGCATTGGGATGCGATCTGGCTCTGA
- a CDS encoding HlyD family secretion protein produces MKKPLLTLGRVVLTLLVVTFAAVLVWQMVVYYMFAPWTRDGHIRADVIQIAPDVSGLIQKVEVRDNQTVKRGDVLFTIDQDRFTLALRQAKATLGERQETLAQAAREAQRNRKLGNLVAAEQLEESQSREARARSAVSEAQVAVDTAQLNLDRSVVRSPVDGYLNDRAPRNHEFVTAGRPVLSVVDSASYHVDGYFEETKLGGIHIGDAVDIRVMGDNTRLLGHVQSFAAGIEDRDRSSGANLLPNVNPAFSWVRLAQRIPVRIAFDEVPQDFRMIAGRTATVSIIEGQRP; encoded by the coding sequence ATGAAAAAACCTTTGCTGACTTTGGGCCGTGTGGTCCTGACCTTGCTGGTAGTGACCTTCGCCGCCGTGCTCGTGTGGCAGATGGTGGTGTACTACATGTTCGCCCCCTGGACCCGCGACGGCCACATCCGCGCCGACGTGATCCAGATCGCGCCGGACGTATCCGGGCTGATCCAGAAGGTCGAGGTGCGTGACAACCAGACGGTCAAGCGTGGCGATGTGCTGTTCACCATCGACCAGGACCGCTTCACCCTGGCCCTGCGCCAGGCCAAGGCGACCCTGGGCGAGCGCCAGGAAACCCTGGCCCAGGCCGCCCGCGAAGCGCAGCGCAACCGCAAGCTGGGCAACCTGGTGGCCGCCGAACAGCTGGAAGAAAGCCAGTCCCGCGAGGCCCGTGCCCGTTCCGCCGTCAGCGAAGCGCAGGTGGCCGTCGATACCGCCCAGCTCAACCTCGACCGCTCGGTGGTACGCAGCCCGGTGGACGGTTACCTGAACGACCGTGCACCGCGTAATCACGAATTCGTCACGGCCGGCCGCCCGGTGCTGTCGGTGGTCGACAGCGCCTCGTACCACGTCGATGGCTACTTCGAGGAAACCAAGCTTGGCGGTATCCACATCGGTGATGCCGTGGACATTCGCGTCATGGGCGACAACACCCGCCTGCTTGGCCATGTGCAAAGCTTTGCCGCCGGCATCGAAGACCGCGACCGCAGCAGCGGCGCCAACCTGCTGCCCAACGTCAACCCGGCGTTCAGCTGGGTACGCCTGGCCCAGCGTATTCCGGTGCGCATTGCCTTTGATGAAGTGCCGCAAGACTTCCGCATGATCGCCGGGCGAACCGCTACGGTGTCGATCATCGAGGGCCAACGCCCATGA
- a CDS encoding WYL domain-containing protein has product MPFATTRATLSRQWALLRQLPSRSPGITSAELVWRLRDVGFTVSKRTVERDLNELSLIFPLERNDKSIPFGWHWSASAVGELRGNFDLLTYLRGDALQPARGEGVVLVARISDALARQLRDAPLSSDMQLTALEQGHRLRATVSDGWPLRWWLLSHGDGVVVEQPGGLREEIGKTLSNAAAQYQNP; this is encoded by the coding sequence TTGCCGTTCGCCACCACTCGCGCCACCCTCAGCCGGCAGTGGGCGCTGCTGCGCCAGCTGCCCAGCCGTTCCCCAGGCATCACCAGCGCCGAGCTGGTCTGGCGCCTGCGTGACGTGGGCTTCACTGTCAGCAAACGCACTGTCGAGCGCGATCTCAATGAGCTGTCGCTGATCTTTCCGCTGGAGCGCAATGACAAGAGCATCCCGTTTGGCTGGCACTGGTCGGCAAGCGCCGTGGGTGAGTTGCGCGGCAATTTCGACCTGCTGACGTACCTGCGTGGCGATGCCTTGCAACCGGCCCGCGGTGAGGGGGTGGTGCTGGTGGCGCGGATCAGCGATGCGCTGGCGCGGCAGTTGCGGGATGCACCGTTGAGCAGTGACATGCAACTGACGGCGCTGGAGCAGGGGCATCGGTTGCGGGCCACGGTGAGCGACGGCTGGCCGCTGCGCTGGTGGCTGTTGAGCCATGGTGATGGGGTGGTGGTAGAGCAGCCTGGCGGATTGCGCGAGGAGATTGGCAAGACTCTCAGCAATGCGGCGGCTCAGTACCAGAATCCATAG
- a CDS encoding tetratricopeptide repeat protein, which yields MFAASNIHSLLARLLPERVIAPPAAVGRRQRLFAGIGFPSQRSLLVSRLDEASDLQAVYSDLRRQALQGNVAALNDLGWIWLNGKYWRADTGLAGHLLRMAALQGNAAAWFNLGQQHYFGKGIEPSYVQAAECYRQAFERGMLHAAAALGDLYEEEVCDSSLQWRVDLVQAYQWFLRGAERGEARCRFEVGYRLMHGLYVEADLKAALYWLELAAAAGVVQAAEELAVHFSSRDAGRYQEWRDRAVQMGSTLALTMKLEDQIQP from the coding sequence ATGTTTGCTGCCAGCAATATCCATTCGCTGCTTGCCCGCCTTTTGCCCGAGCGGGTCATTGCCCCACCGGCTGCTGTCGGGAGGCGACAGCGACTGTTTGCAGGGATTGGGTTTCCCAGCCAGCGCTCGCTGCTGGTCAGCCGCCTGGACGAAGCCAGCGACTTGCAGGCGGTGTACAGCGACCTGCGCCGCCAGGCCTTGCAAGGCAACGTGGCGGCGCTCAACGACCTTGGCTGGATCTGGCTCAACGGCAAGTACTGGCGTGCCGACACCGGATTGGCCGGCCACCTGTTACGCATGGCGGCTCTGCAGGGCAATGCTGCGGCGTGGTTCAACCTTGGGCAGCAACATTACTTCGGCAAAGGCATCGAGCCCTCTTACGTGCAGGCGGCGGAGTGCTACCGGCAGGCTTTCGAGCGGGGCATGCTGCATGCGGCTGCCGCGCTGGGTGACCTGTACGAGGAAGAGGTGTGTGATAGCAGCCTGCAATGGCGGGTCGACCTGGTGCAGGCTTACCAGTGGTTCTTGCGCGGGGCCGAGCGGGGCGAGGCGCGCTGCCGTTTCGAGGTGGGTTACCGGTTGATGCACGGGCTGTACGTGGAGGCTGATCTCAAGGCAGCGTTGTACTGGCTGGAGCTGGCGGCAGCGGCGGGGGTAGTGCAGGCGGCCGAGGAACTGGCGGTGCACTTCAGCAGCCGTGACGCGGGCCGCTATCAGGAGTGGCGTGACCGGGCGGTGCAAATGGGCAGCACGCTGGCCTTGACCATGAAGCTGGAGGACCAGATACAGCCCTGA
- a CDS encoding ABC transporter permease, with product MTTTPVRQEYEVQLEPLLSVPVERNLPLAQRLWQHGWLRKAVILLVIAALWEAIARYQGNDLLLPTFLQTATALWDGLVSGELPAKVGVSLVILLKGYLLGIILAFGLTSLAVSTQLGRDLLGTLTSMFNPLPAIALLPLALLWFGLGDNSLIFVLVHSVLWALALNTYGGFLGVSETLRMAGRNYGLKGLRLVLHILVPAALPSILSGLKIGWAFAWRTLIAAELVFGASSGKGGLGWYIFQNRNELYTDKVFAGLAVVILIGLLVEGLVFNTLERLTVRRWGMQR from the coding sequence ATGACCACTACACCTGTACGCCAGGAATACGAGGTGCAGCTGGAGCCCCTGCTCAGTGTGCCCGTGGAGCGCAACCTGCCGTTGGCTCAGCGCCTGTGGCAGCACGGCTGGCTGCGCAAGGCGGTCATCCTGCTGGTAATCGCCGCGCTGTGGGAGGCCATCGCCCGTTACCAGGGCAACGATCTGCTGCTACCGACCTTCCTGCAGACGGCCACGGCGCTGTGGGACGGCCTGGTCAGCGGTGAGTTGCCGGCCAAGGTTGGCGTGTCGCTGGTGATTCTGCTCAAGGGTTATTTGCTGGGGATCATCCTGGCGTTCGGCCTCACCAGCCTGGCGGTGTCGACCCAGCTTGGGCGCGATCTGCTGGGCACCTTGACCTCGATGTTCAACCCGTTGCCGGCGATTGCCCTGTTGCCCTTGGCCTTGCTGTGGTTCGGGTTGGGTGACAACAGCCTGATCTTCGTGCTGGTGCACTCGGTGCTCTGGGCGTTGGCGCTGAACACCTATGGGGGCTTTCTCGGGGTGTCCGAGACCCTGCGCATGGCGGGACGCAACTACGGCCTGAAGGGGCTGCGGCTGGTGCTGCATATCCTTGTCCCCGCAGCGCTACCGTCGATCCTGTCGGGGCTGAAGATCGGCTGGGCGTTCGCCTGGCGCACACTGATCGCTGCCGAACTGGTGTTCGGGGCCAGCAGTGGCAAAGGCGGGCTGGGCTGGTACATCTTCCAGAACCGCAACGAGCTGTACACCGACAAGGTGTTTGCCGGGTTGGCGGTAGTGATCCTGATCGGCTTGCTGGTGGAAGGGCTGGTGTTCAATACGCTGGAGCGGCTGACAGTGCGGCGCTGGGGGATGCAGCGCTAG
- a CDS encoding DUF1656 domain-containing protein, with the protein MIGELDISGVFLPTLLVMMFGTYLLFLGVHAVLVRLHFYRLVWHRALFNVALYAVLLGAVDHFCRNLMLP; encoded by the coding sequence GTGATTGGTGAACTGGATATCAGCGGGGTGTTCCTGCCCACGCTGCTGGTGATGATGTTTGGCACCTACCTGCTGTTCCTCGGGGTGCACGCGGTGCTGGTGCGCCTGCATTTCTACCGCCTGGTCTGGCACCGGGCGTTGTTCAACGTTGCCCTGTATGCCGTGCTGCTTGGTGCGGTGGACCACTTTTGCCGAAACCTGATGCTGCCATGA
- a CDS encoding tryptophan synthase subunit beta, with protein sequence MFYVQRDAAGQLRRVEAAAFDEFTEMLPADHADIQEWFADDVVENSLNQLKQSDLDMIRVLEDLIDVLTAKGVFNITDLPAGAQAKLLNRSKARKALSSLTNLIEEEEQGGLI encoded by the coding sequence ATGTTCTACGTGCAACGCGATGCCGCCGGCCAGTTGCGGCGGGTAGAAGCGGCCGCTTTCGACGAGTTCACCGAAATGCTTCCTGCCGACCATGCCGATATCCAGGAATGGTTTGCCGATGACGTCGTGGAAAACAGCCTCAACCAGCTGAAGCAAAGCGACCTGGACATGATCCGCGTGCTCGAGGACCTGATCGATGTGCTGACCGCCAAGGGGGTGTTCAATATCACCGACCTGCCCGCTGGCGCGCAGGCCAAGCTGCTCAACCGCTCCAAGGCGCGCAAGGCGCTCAGCAGCCTGACCAACCTCATCGAAGAAGAGGAGCAGGGCGGCTTGATCTGA